One Agelaius phoeniceus isolate bAgePho1 chromosome 6, bAgePho1.hap1, whole genome shotgun sequence DNA window includes the following coding sequences:
- the LOC143694392 gene encoding uncharacterized protein LOC143694392 produces MSNTTGAVDIGEKSKLRRDGEERGGRNYFSVCSNVIASQTCKVCAVYARTDPYCCFNISIIGPSAAQSPPAELAPGRGTHRTGSGGGGARGRNSLCATRRCAQPPPRSGGLALIHLRQVLIPGRGAARLQQPAGTAPLPGRGRRRRACPAAVLRGAGAARKRGKLGVSAGRRRTLLGFAQVAASPRFGLGVGSLGGGDAESRALLAMVLGECSAGCSLLPQLQRETRGEDPVPQRAQQLCPVRGNRGTAEKLPPAGGSHQIASLLGAPLKPRTWSPKLMIAGAKKRGACGELDSAPAQ; encoded by the exons atgtcGAATACTACTGGAGCTGTAGATATAGGCGAAAAATCCAAGCTGAGGAGGGAcggggaggagagaggggggCGCAATTACTTTAGCG TGTGCAGCAATGTTATTGCGAGTCAAACTTGTAAGGTGTGTGCTGTCTATGCACGCACTGATCCCTATTGCTGCTTCAACATATCAATTATAGGGCCGAGCGCTGCGCAGAGCCCCCCGGCAGAGCTCGCCCCGGGGCGCGGCACGCACCGCACCGGCAGCGGCGGCGGAGGGGCCCGGGGCCGCAACTCCCTTTGTGCCACCCGGCGCTGCGCGCAGCCCCCGCCTCGCTCGGGCGGGCTTGCCCTCATCCACCTCCGCCAAGTGCTTATCCCTGGACGCGGCGCTGCGCGGCTCCAGCAGCCCGCCGGGACCGCGCCCCTGCCCGgtcggggccgccgccgccgagcGTGCCCGGCCGCGGTgctgcgcggggcgggcgcggcaAGGAAGCGCGGAAAGTTGGGCGTTAGCGCGGGTCGGCGGCGGACCCTCCTCGGTTTTGCCCAGGTGGCTGCCTCGCCTCGCTTCGGCCTTGGGGTGGGCAGCCTCGGTGGAGGGGACGCGGAGAGCCGAGCCCTCCTCGCCATGGTGCTCGGCGAGTGCAGCGcgggctgctccctcctcccgCAGCTGCAGCGGGAGACGAGGGGCGAGGATCCCGTCCCGcagagagcccagcagctgtgcccagtcaGAGGCAACAGGGGAACGGCAGAAAAACTCCCTCCTGCGGGAGGGTCCCACCAGATCGCCTCACTTCTGGGGGCGCCTCTGAAACCACGGACCTGGAGCCCCAAGCTGATGATTGCTGGAGCTAAAAAGCGTGGAGCTTGTGGAGAGCTGGACTCTGCGCCAGCCCAGTGA